The Nymphaea colorata isolate Beijing-Zhang1983 chromosome 11, ASM883128v2, whole genome shotgun sequence genome includes the window attaaaaaacttgtttggatagaaaggaaaggaaaggaaagaaaagactaaaatcttcttccgtttttctttttagacGTGGGTCCTGATGGGTATTATGggcaaaaaaaacttttcatcttcatttcctttcctttccctcccaatccgttcgatttgggagggattggatttacactaatctatcctttccttttcctccctttcctttccctcccctcgcAGCCAAACATACTTTgtctctttccttccctttccctcctttttaattagccaaccaaacaaaggagggattgctcaatccctccctttccttcccattccctccaaccaaaccgGCCGTAAACATCACACCTTATCAGCCTTAGAATAAATTATTGAGATAAGAACTTTAAGAACACAAATGCTCTTTCTTACCAAACGACCGTAAGAGAAAATAAGGCACAAAAGTAAACAGAAAATCACTCACGGTAGGTTTTGTGCCTGTGGAGCGTCTCCACCAAGCCGATCCTCGGCCATTTACAATTCCACTTCCTCTGATGGTGAAGTCTTGGAGCCCTTCGAAGTTGATCCATTGCAGAAGCCCAGAACGAGGCCAGCCGCTTAAATCTGAAGGGCCCAGTATAACCCCATCGATCTGCATGCCTCAGGAGGGGAAAATTTCAAATTGGATTTTCTTTGGAATTGGAATCTGTTTTCTATCAATTAAAAGAGGAGAGGATTCAATAATAGTGGTGACCTGAAGAACAAGGTTAGGCTTGCAGGGGCCAGGCAGAGTAACTGGTCCAATGAGGAACATAAAATCTGATGGGATTTCAATGGTGGCAGATTCAACTGAGCAAGCAGCCTTCCATGCCGTCAGAAGTGCCTGAAATTGCCATTTCACTACTATTCAGAAACGGTATATAAAATCAACAAAGGCCGTCTTAAACTCTCTTAACTTTCAACAAGCATATATTCTTTTGAACGAAAGACctataaaaagaaaggaaaaaacaaccAAGAAATGCTGAATTCATTTCAACAAActtttttcaaaactcaaagtGCTTTTGGTAGATCATAATTCTTTTAACTGAATAAAAAACCTTCAGAAGGTTAAAGGGAGGACCAAAATACATATACCTCAAAAGGAACGAgaacaattagaaaaaaaaaagagaaaatgacaaCAATTATTTCATGAAAAGGAGTGATCCTCTAGCGTCTTAGACACATATGGCAGCAAAACTGCgtcttgcaaaagaaaagtCCATGCATCTGAAAACGAACCTCAGAATCATCCTTCATGCCATCGCCGGCGGCACCGAAAGATCGAACGTCGAAAGTGCGGGCGGAGTCATAAGGTTGAGGGGGGCCATAAGAACGGGAGGGACGGGAAGAAGGAGCAGTTCGATCTGCACCGGCGGAATAATGCCTGGCCTCTGTGACATGATCACAGATGAGGACGGTTGTGAAAGCCAAGAAAGACGACAGACCAAGGCAACGACGGTGGCTTCTCGGAGACATATCAATCTATCCGCTATCTGCTTGTGCTTGGTCTCCCCAAGCACAGACCTTAAAAGGCAGCATTTTCTGCTTCATGGTAGTTAGTTAGTTAGTGAGCCTCACGTCGCCGCCCTCTCCAAGTCTCAGTAGAAGGTGCTAAGCATGTCATATACCGGCCTCTTCAGCTTCCACTGGAGAAGTTTGAAGCTCCTAACCAAAATTTGAGATTCCGATACATACGGGCATGTGTATCGGTCAATGTCTCTTTGAGGATTTAAGACGAGACGGAATCCGATACAAAGAGCACTGCTAAGAACGTTAATTGACATTAGTTGCTAAATGTTTGCagcaataatttcaaaaatcgATTCTGAATCGAATTTGGTAGGCAAATCGGTTGGCCCAACTTAGACTAAGAATCGTTTTTAATTATTAACAAGTCAacattatgttcatttttttaataagataAGAAGTACCAAGCTTCAACATTAAATAAACTCGGCGGGCAGAACATTCTTTGCATTTTGGAGGCTAGTTAATTACGTTTGTAAGCTGAATTGGAACAAATCTTCTGGATATTAGCCTAGATCGATCTGAATAAGACCGAACCAAACCTACTTTAATTTCTTTATGTAAATGCAGTGCAACTATACAAAATTTGTCTGATCTATGACAATTAAGTTTacctccattttcaattttcagaAGATTATGCAGCAATGATAGATATGAGACATGAAATGAAACCTGATCTGGGTATCATGTGTTTGAACTCAAGTTCgtgctatttttcttttaacgaTGAGAAACCTTCGTGTACAGGCAAGGCCCTAATGGATCTTCCTCCTTAATTACAAAGTAAATCCAGGTTCATGATCATATGATATCTAATCTCCTAGAGAGAATTGAACGTCTAAAAGGTGCACACACATGCattagtttctttttctctttcattctccatttttttagcattttcattatatgtactgatttaTTGATCCCCAATTATAAATCAAGAATCAGATCTTGAGATCCTAAAGTTTTAGGATCAGCTTGGGAAGCAACCCAAGCGGCAAGCGGACTCTTAGTCTAGTCAACAAGATCAAGCAGGTGGACACTCACAGCCCTTAATGAGTTAATGGAGATGgaaattttcctttattttatcCAAAATTGACTTCAAAATAATCTAAAGAAATTGTTGGTAGTcgccaatctctctctctctctcgtccctGTATAAACCTGACCTTTATTTTATTCTTCCattttaattgtgtttgtgGTGCGCCATTTCCACTTGCAGCTCTAATTCTTTCAAGACATGGAAAGAATACATGACCAATAAATTCAGCACCATATACGTGCACAAAGCATATACATCACTTTGAGAGATAGATACTCTACAACCACATCCCTAAATCTCATACCAACACTCCTTGATACCATAATGCCATTAAGATAGCACctttcaacatatatatatatatatatatatatatatatatatatatatatatatattatatgatctGGACCATGTCTCTGGTAATTATTTatcaaaatgacatttgattgagCCGTTCGATTTTTAGATTGGATGGCTCAGATACTAGCATGTAATTTGCAATGTCAAAACCGAACCAACAGCATAGCTAAGCTAATTCTATGCACGGGAACACGAAATCTTTTAGAACCGTCTCTTAGAAACTTAAACCGGCTTTCGGGCTAAGATTCTCCCTCCCCATCAATCTTTTCTTGTTCGTTCTTCTAAAATACACGCATCTTAGAACACTGGAAGACTTGGTGTTTCAAATTGTGGGGCACTGACTGCGGTGGTGGGAGAGGGCGGAGGCCGTGTACTGGCGGTTGCCCTTTCCGAGGCAGGCGTCGACGCCATCGGGGGAGAGCTTGCCCGTGGAGTCGCCGTAAGCGTTGCGGCAGACTAGTGGCTGGCCGCGGGACCCCGCCGACGAGGGCGAGAGCTCGATGCCGGACAAGGTGATGTCCGTGCAGGGCCGCCTGGGACTGCAGGCTAGGTAGACGGGCTGTACCGCGTAAGTTCCGGTGATGCCGCTGAAGGTGACGCTGGAGACGGACACTCCCTCACCACTTTCCGAGCATGAATTCTTGTCGCAGTAGAACTGGTCGATCACGATAGGTATGTCGACGTCGGACATGGAGATCCGGTTGAACGTCACCCCCATTAAAGAGCCCCTTCCATGCTGCCATATGCGACCACAACCACAAGTGAAGAGAAAAATTAGTTCCCCGCAATCTTGTTGATATTAGCAAGGAATTTACGAGTGGAAACTCTAGACTGATAAAATTTTCCAAGATTTAGAATATTTAGATACGTTGGTCATGGAGTTGCTGCAGATTTGGAACAGACGACGaataaacaaaaggaaaaccATATATACATCTTGTCTATACTGCTAGCGAGCGTGTAAAGAATTCCGATTCCTGTGGAATTTTCCGTTCACCAAATTCAATTCAATCACGTTTTATACAACCGAATTAATGTGAATCTGGACTTGGAGtcaaatttcattaatttatttattaaatctTTATCGGATATATAGTCAGACATCGATTGTAAGATATAGAATTAGTTTGTTGAATTGCATGCTGTGTCCGAATCTAATTAGTGAAGGATTCCAGTGTTCTTTACCATTTCCAGGTTGATGGTTTCATTTAGATCAACTGTCAGATGTATTTGACCTATTGACAACATTACTAAATTCTAATCATTAAATTCCGTTCGGACCATTTTTCACTTGAGATAGAATACATGACCTCTCCTTCCAATAATTCCACCTCCTGAAGGTTCAGGCTGAGTCGATGCCTAGCTCGAAGCCTCTGCTACACATTAACAATTAACAAATATAATATTTGTTTCTCTATTTTGCCTAAGTTTTTTCTTCCTGCttcctgcttttttttttctttttctttgtaggGAGGgcttcatttgtattatcattTTCAAAGGTATTAATGTAATCACGGACACTGGCCATAAATATATCCGGCTTGAAGGCGTAAGTATATAATAGTCTTTCTTTACCAGGGTTTTGTAATGCATAAAGTTTGAGTACCATACCGCCCAAGTCTTGATCCTGGCTCCATTTGTGGCTGTATGGATGGTGCTGTCTTCAACTGTTATATTGCTCACACATGCATTGATGCCACCAAATCCAAGAGAGCCTATACTGCTCAATCACAAAAACATTTGAACTCAAAGTTATGGATCCTAAAATCAATGGGAATACATGTAAAAGCAAGCATTTCAACATTAATGTGACTATTGGCTGAAGGTCAGATCTGCATTCATTCGCTAGAACTGAGTGCAGACTAGATGacaagctggttatatgcatgaTTTTATGGAAGTGtgacaactgcccacacaagccacATTCATACAGCTCCGGCACGATATGTTTAACATACCTTACGCCGTGACCGGGGCCACAGCGGATGCCATGGATATGAACATCGGAGCACCCTGTCTGTATCGATATACAATCGTCGCCTGCAATTAACGAGTTCAAGCGTACTCAATAAAGTTCATGAAGGCAAGTGGCGAAAGCAAGAATCTTCAGGCGTAGATGTGTGATGGCCATACCACAGGCAATAATGCAGTCCTCGATTTCTACGTCCTTAGTGTTTTGGAGGTGAATCCCGTCGGTGTTGGGGCTGTTCTCCGGCGACGAGATCCTGACCTTCGACACGAGGATGCCGCTGGAACCGTCGAATTTCAGGTGGCATTGAGGACTATTCTCAATGGTAATGTCTTGCACCACTACATCGTGGCTATCGTAGAATCTGATGGCCTGTGATAACACGTATCATAATTAGCAGAAATTGGAATGACTAGAACCAAGAAATAAACTTGATTCTGAGTTCAATTTGCATCTTTGTGAACATAATACTCACCGTCGGCTTTACGCCTTCTGATCTTCTCCACCAAGCTGACCCTCGGCCATTAACAATTCCACCTCCTTTGATCGTGAAACCCTTGACCCACTTCACATTAATCCATTGCTGAAGCGCAAAGCGGGGCCAACCGCTCGACGACGATGGGCCCAATACGACACCATCTATCTGCTTGATGAACAGAATACGTTCCAGGGAAATGAAAgcaggaaagaaagaaagaaatgtggCAGAAGCAATCAATTGGGCAGCAGGCGAATTACTGACCTGAAGAACAAGGTTGGGCTTGCATGGTCCTTGCAAAGTCAGTGGGCGGATGAGGAACATGAACTCTGATGGGATGAGAATGGTGGCAGATTCAACCGAGCAAGCTGCCTTCCATGCTGCCAGAAGCGCCTGAAATTTTTTCACTTTCACTGTCATTCAGGCTACATGATATGATGTTACGTCAAGTAATCTTTCATTTCTAGTCATATAGCTAGGAGCCTAGGATGGTTGGTAAATTAAGAACAAATATTGATGGTATTTAAACAATCTTAAACCAAAAGAGTACTGTATCAGAATCAGAAACAGGGGACTAATTAGAGGTGAGAAACAATAAGAAAGACGAGAATTAGAGGCAGATGCATGTGATTCAACACCTCTGAATCATCCGTCATTCCATCTCCTCTAGCACCGAAAGATCGAACGTCGAAGGTGCGGCTCGAGTAAGGCATGGAAGAATTGTCAGAGCGTGACCGACGGCGAAAGGCTCTCTGCTTTCCGACGGTGTCATGCTTAGCCTCTGCGGGAACATAGAGGAGGAGGGAAcccaaaaggaagaaggagaagagaaggcAAAGCGTGAGCTTTCTTGGCCACATATCTGCCGCTTCTGTGACCTCGCCATGACAAGAGACTGCAGCATTTTAAAGGCGAGGACGGCTGATCAGCTGCTGGCTGCTGTAGTGAGCCTCACGTTGCCGgcctctctttccctccttcGTCAGCGCGCAAGAGAAGGTGCAGAGCATGTTGCCTTCTAACTACGTAGGGCCACCGTACTACTTAGTACATGATATCCATTCAAGATCGCTGACCTGCACATGCCGGAGATCGCTGACCTGCACATGCCGGAACGTTGGATTTGATGACATAAGGACACTGTAAAATAGTCATGCAGGCTTTGCTGGTCAACGACCGATTGGGCTGATAACCCGAGGTTTGCAAATTAGTTGGACTTTGAAGAGGTCAAATTCAGGTTTCGAAATCAGATTCAGTCTCCTTTTTTTCCAAAccaaattcatatccaaatagCAGAAGATctgacatttatatgtaataGGACGGATCTTTATTAATGGATTAATCCAATCAGAATTTCATTGGATTTGCACTAAGGTATTGTAAGCCGACCCATTTTACATCCCTTCTTCCTGCTAATGTGCCTGCTTGGACCAAATTGATCGGATCCgattcatttgaaaaattcttgACTTCTTCTCTTGAAAAATTCTCCTTTCCCTTCGCAagaggaattttttgttgttaaaataATTTCATGCACTCAAACGCCTCTAACATCCCCTAGTGTTagaatggatatatatatatatatatatatatatatatatgtatatctatatatatctatatatatatataaactgaccTATGTTGCTCTCTCCTACTTGATGGTCTTGAAAGACATTCGAAATGAAAAACATCGATTAGGAAGAAAACTGACGGGATAGGAAATACTTTGGAAAGATCTATTAAAATTTAATATCATTGgcattttgagaaaagaaaaaatggcctGTCGATTTTACATAATCAAGAAGGTTGCTTTTAAATGAACTAAAAATGCTAGTATTCATGCAACCGTTATCGCACAAACTAATGTTTAATTCTCTTGACGTCGAATCGATTCGACGGCCGATTCAAAAGAATTAAatgttagtgtttttttttttaaatagcttcaatttttttggatattaaaataatttctacatattttctagtttttaaCAATAAGTTTTGGTATATGGATTCATTTTAACAAAATTGAGTTGAACAATTAGGATCTGATGCACCATAATAACTGATATGATGCATTTTGGAAAGGATTTGAAATTATCAGGATTTGAAAACGCTGATTTAAAATCTCACCCTCCCCTTTTCATCTTATAAATCcaatattttttcaatgtaaagaaataaaaataagaatcttAAATGTGGATCTTTAGCATAAACATGGAATCATCATGTCAGATCCACATCAGATTCATGGATTTCTGATATGAGATTATCAAACCCcttaactaaaaatgaaaaatcagatCTGAGTTGGATTTTTCATGTGTTTTGGTTACATCCCTTTTCCTATAATCTCTGAAGTTTAACAAACGGGAAAGCGGTAATCCTAAAGAACCGAAAGTAAATACTAAAGGATGAGGTTATGTGTGGAAACTTTGCTTCTACTCTTCCGACTCATTCAAAATCACTTAAACTCTCAATGAAGGTAAGAAGTGCAACACTTTATAAAATGTGGATTTGGTTGCAACTTGTGATTAGGTTTAAAACAGTACAAGGTTTCAGTGTCAGATCCAGGCCTAGATCCGCATAATTCTTGGTATAGATGTCGGATCCTTTGACAACAGTCTTAACAGTGCTAAAATTTTTGATCGCTTGGTTATTTGGGCATTCTAATGTCACAGGAATTTGGAATGCGACAAAGATGCCACTGTTTCGGCTAAGAAATTTCTTGGAATATCTGAGGAAGAGAAGCCGGATACGTCATTCTTCCGAAAGGTTTTCGCAGCCTTTCCTCCAAAAGCGTCCATGTTCTTCCTCCTTTTGGGTGTTGGTGGCCTCCGTATTCGTGATGCAAATTTTATGCAGCGGAACGAGATCTTCCCGCTTAAATATCCTCAGGCGGGATATATCGTACTCGACATGCCCTTCAATGAATTTCTGGGAGATTGGCATCTTCTTGTTGATTCTGTAAAGAGTTCTGGAAGATGGGCAGGCGACAATTCTTGCTTAAATTAATTCTATGCATCGAAGTTGGAAGCTTCTTGTCTGCCATGATGGCAGACCCCAGGACAGATGTTGCAGGTCTCTTCTGTGATCCTGATTTAGCTGTCAGTGGTGATGTTCTGGCTTCCAACTTTGTTCCTGCCATGGCAAACTTGAGTTCGTTGATTGATAGAAAGGGTTACGGCACTACAGTGGTGGGGTCCGGTCCTAATGCAGTTTACGGGTTAGCCCAGTGTATGAAGGATCTGAGCTCTATTGATTGCAGGCTCTGCTTCTCAGAAATGAGGTCACTGCTTCCAACGTGTTATCCAAGGATAGGGGGAAGGATATTTCTCGATGGGTGTTTTGCGAGGTACGATAATTACTCATTCTTTGATGTGGAGAAGGATTCAGAGGACAAAAGTGTTTGTCTTTGGAGTAGGAACAGTTCAAACGCCTTCAGGTTTGTTGAGACAGTAAGAGAGGTCTCACGGAATGTAAGTTTGGAAGCTCAGAGGAACCAAGGATTTGCAGTTGGTTCTTCAAGCGACTCAACTGTAAGTGTTTATGCCTTGGCTCAATGCTGGCAGAATCTGAACAGCACGCTTTGTAAATCTTGTCTTGATGATGCCGCTTCTTCTATAGTTTCTTGCGCACCAGCTGTTGAAGGTCGAGCATTGAAGGCTGGTTGTTACATGAGATACTCTATAAACAGTTTTTGGAATATGAATCAGACTAGTTCTCATTCATCAGGTAAGATCATGGAAGATGGATGTTTTTATCCTTTTCGGttgcttctgtttcttttgagTAAGTTTTGGGATCAAGCAGATTCTTATTGCCCAACTTTACTCGTAACAAAACAAttagctttctccttttttctgtaCTAATTCCTGAGTAGCTGTTCTTTCACCGTTAGCACCGGCAGCTTGTCTGCCCAATTAATATTCCGGTTTCCCTTACAAGTACTTAGTACCATTTCATGGATTGTGTCTTCATTTCCGACAACCAGGGCCTAATAAGAATTTTTGGACAATAATGGTGTCTGCTGGTTCCGGAGTATTTATCGTAGCTGGCCTTCTGATTTGGAAGTTTAGAGCTTTATTCAGCCGATCTAATGGTGGGACTCTGAAAGGTAAGAACATGGATATTAACTGAACATGAATTTTGAAAGAATAACTTCTCATTGGGCTTCTTTTTCTGCAGATTTGTTTGGATCAGGATTGTCTACAGTTATTGCTCAATCTAAGCTGAATTACAGCTATGACGAACTGAGGAATGCAACGAATGACTTTAATTCAGTAAATCGACTTGGACAGGGTGGCTATGGTACTGTTTACAAGGTTGCAGAGGAACCCAATTTTGCCCGGAACTTTTGATGTGGTTTCATTCTTCTTAATAAAGTTATGTGTCTGCCACAGGGAGTTCTTTCTGACGGAAGGGAAGTTGCTGTGAAAAGACTCTTCATTAACACACGACAATGGGCTGACCAATTTCTGAATGAAGTGGATCTCATTAGTAGAGCTCGGCATAAAAATCTGGTGAAGTTACTTGGTTGCAGTCTGGATGGGCCTGAAAGTCTGCTAGTTTATGAGTACTGCCAGAATAAAAGTTTAGATCTCTTCATCTTTGGTAATGCTGTTAATCTAATAGCCATTCTGATTGTATTACATTTGTTGCTTTCTCTTGAAACTGAAGCTTGTGTTTAACTAATCAATGCTTGTTCTGGACCATTCTAC containing:
- the LOC116263542 gene encoding polygalacturonase At1g48100-like, whose protein sequence is MWPRKLTLCLLFSFFLLGSLLLYVPAEAKHDTVGKQRAFRRRSRSDNSSMPYSSRTFDVRSFGARGDGMTDDSEALLAAWKAACSVESATILIPSEFMFLIRPLTLQGPCKPNLVLQIDGVVLGPSSSSGWPRFALQQWINVKWVKGFTIKGGGIVNGRGSAWWRRSEGVKPTAIRFYDSHDVVVQDITIENSPQCHLKFDGSSGILVSKVRISSPENSPNTDGIHLQNTKDVEIEDCIIACGDDCISIQTGCSDVHIHGIRCGPGHGVSIGSLGFGGINACVSNITVEDSTIHTATNGARIKTWAHGRGSLMGVTFNRISMSDVDIPIVIDQFYCDKNSCSESGEGVSVSSVTFSGITGTYAVQPVYLACSPRRPCTDITLSGIELSPSSAGSRGQPLVCRNAYGDSTGKLSPDGVDACLGKGNRQYTASALSHHRSQCPTI
- the LOC116264458 gene encoding cysteine-rich receptor-like protein kinase 2 isoform X1, whose amino-acid sequence is MGRRQFLLKLILCIEVGSFLSAMMADPRTDVAGLFCDPDLAVSGDVLASNFVPAMANLSSLIDRKGYGTTVVGSGPNAVYGLAQCMKDLSSIDCRLCFSEMRSLLPTCYPRIGGRIFLDGCFARYDNYSFFDVEKDSEDKSVCLWSRNSSNAFRFVETVREVSRNVSLEAQRNQGFAVGSSSDSTVSVYALAQCWQNLNSTLCKSCLDDAASSIVSCAPAVEGRALKAGCYMRYSINSFWNMNQTSSHSSGPNKNFWTIMVSAGSGVFIVAGLLIWKFRALFSRSNGGTLKDLFGSGLSTVIAQSKLNYSYDELRNATNDFNSVNRLGQGGYGTVYKGVLSDGREVAVKRLFINTRQWADQFLNEVDLISRARHKNLVKLLGCSLDGPESLLVYEYCQNKSLDLFIFDPFLRKKLGWCKRLEIIQGIAEGLSYLHKESCVRIIHRDIKASNVLLDEKFKPKITDFGLARSFAEDQTHLSTGIAGTLGYMAPEYIVHGQLTEKADVYSFGVLVLEIVTGRQCSNSTGSSSGQFLLAKIWSHYKANTVEEILDECVDEKDVEEMLHVVQVGLLCTQATPSLRPSMSRVVEMLRDREEEEVVPSDPPFLDILSDCNNESEASRLLSVSSKPSVLTPSISRSQTDST